Within Kineococcus endophyticus, the genomic segment CGCCTCGACCTGGCCTTCCTCGGCCCGCTGCGCAACCCCGAGCTGCGCCGGATGTACGGCAAGAGCCTGCGCGGTGGGCTGCTGCTGTACGGCCCGCCCGGCTGCGGCAAGACGTTCCTCGCGCGCGCCCTCGCCGGTGAGGTGGGTGCGCAGTTCCTCTCCGTCGGTCTGGCCGACGTCCTGGACATGTGGATCGGGGGCAGCGAGAAGAACCTGCACGCCCTCTTCGAGCAGGCGCGGCGCAACGCCCCGTGCGTGCTGTTCTTCGACGAGGTGGACGGTCTGGGCATGTCCCGCAGCCAGACCCGGTCCTCGGGGATGCGCACGACCGTGCAGCAGCTGCTCGCCGAGCTCGACGGCGTGGCGACGGGGGGCGCGGGCGGGAACGAGGGGGTGTTCGTGCTGGCCGCGACGAACGCGCCCTGGGACGTCGACCCGGCGCTGCGCCGTCCCGGCCGGCTGGACCGGACCGTCCTCGTGCTGCCGCCGGACGCCCCCGCGCGCCGCGCCGTGCTCGAGCACCACCTGGGCGACCGACCGACCGACCGGCTCGACCTCGCACCGCTCGTCGCCCGCACGGAGGACTACTCCGGCGCGGACCTCGCGCACATCGTCGAGACGGCGGCCGAACTGGCGATGCGGGACGCGCTGCGCACCGGCCGCGTCCGTCCCCTCACCGACCACGACCTGCACGCGGCGTGGCGCGAGGTGCGGCCCTCGACGGGAGCGTGGTTCGACACCGCCCGCAACGTGGCGACGTACGCGAACTCCGACGGGTCGTGGGACGACCTCGTGCAGCACCTGCGCCGCCGCAAGCGCTGACCGCTCCCGCGGGTC encodes:
- a CDS encoding ATP-binding protein produces the protein MSASPSSPGSSGPQDPLLRSLLAALDANPADVPLRLHVAGLLLAAGDGQAALAHAAHVLALDPASDQARDLVQRALAPAPPTADPGAPASPGPGGPPAFDWDRAEADLGPLDTSRLGAHDAEDGPPDATTADLTRPATTLADVAGMTDVKERLDLAFLGPLRNPELRRMYGKSLRGGLLLYGPPGCGKTFLARALAGEVGAQFLSVGLADVLDMWIGGSEKNLHALFEQARRNAPCVLFFDEVDGLGMSRSQTRSSGMRTTVQQLLAELDGVATGGAGGNEGVFVLAATNAPWDVDPALRRPGRLDRTVLVLPPDAPARRAVLEHHLGDRPTDRLDLAPLVARTEDYSGADLAHIVETAAELAMRDALRTGRVRPLTDHDLHAAWREVRPSTGAWFDTARNVATYANSDGSWDDLVQHLRRRKR